The Quercus lobata isolate SW786 chromosome 9, ValleyOak3.0 Primary Assembly, whole genome shotgun sequence region ATTAAACCAGTTGTGTTGGTTGACACAAATCCAACTTTAAACCTGCTTCAAGACCCATTTCAACCTATTTGATATGGTTgatattgttttaaatttaataaacaaaaaatttcatacaaaGTTATATCTCATAACATAAATTTACCTATAACTCATaacatctaaaataaaataaatatttgattgtTATATGAGTTAAATGGGTCATGTTAAAATAGGTCGTTTCgtctcaaaacaaataaataactGTGTCTAATCGTGTCAATTTCAGGTTAAGCAGGCCAACTAGAAATTGGCAATTTTCTTGTTGTGTCAATTATATCTTGACCCAATTATGACCTAAACCTGTTCAGGCTAAACCTTAACCTAAAAAACCTATGTCGTGTTCATGGATCATATTAAACATTGTCACCCCTACATCCAGGTAAGTTACTATTGGATTACTACTTGCTAGGTTTGAGACCTGAACAAAATATCTACTTACCATATTGTGAAAATAGTATTAGGACAAGATAACGTGCATAatattttactagttgaaaaTCCGAACAAGATCTATTAGTATAACATTGAATCTACATGATAgcaaaaagataacaaaatgtATTAAGGGTAAATTGTACGTATACACATAAAAACAGAATTACCCTGTGGTTTATTTTGTAATACTTCCATTTCCTTCCCTTGTGGTTTTTTGAGGGCATTTGCCTTTCGATCACATTTAGAGAGAgatttgaaggaagaaaaataatttattcttGCCTTTACATCTTTGGTTCTCTCTTTAATTATCTCCTTCAATCCTCATTTGCATTTGTATTCATGTTTACAAGAGGTAAAATTTAACGTAGAACAttatttttctatctcttttttaaTGGACGTTTCTTGCAATGAGTGGTGTAGGTACTTGTTACATTATCAAATTCTGTTAAGATTAACAGAATtgtctcataaaataaaatataagaggCGCCTTATAAAACAAACCATAAAGAAAGTTAGTGTCACaaatatacatgttttaaagAATATCCATAAAATCTTTTGTCAAACCAGTGCTCTAGTcgcaacattttcataataatgtTTTGATGACAATTTATTATTAGTTCTTATCTAAACTCACTAGtgatataactttaaaaaaaaaaaaatatattattaacaacttaccacttaaattttattgtgaaaatattgtatctATACCTTTATTCAAATACTAACACATAGAATGTCAAATTAATTTGCAGGTAGATAGAAACCTAAACAGAAGGAGAGGAGAAATcataatgaaatataaaaaggaaaattccaTGAGGCTGTGTTTGTGGTTGAGATCAGGGCCGGATCCGGGTCTAGGTCCGGGTCCATTAATTGCGCGGAACAGGCCTAGCTGGCGCACTAGAGTGAGTTTAGTCGTTGACCCACCTAACCTAACCTAACCcacccacccaccaccaccgcccaccaccaccaccaccacccacttAACAAAACATTAACTCACCAAAACTTTCTCAAAACtgaaaaaacacaaagaaaccaaactctctctctctctcaagtcgaaaccctaattttcaaatcaaattgAATAATAATGGGCAGTCCGAGTCCGAGTCCCAGCACCACATCAAAACCACTCCCTTGGACTCACGAAGAAACCGTCCATCTGATCCAAGCTTACCAAGAAAAATGGTACTCTCTCAAACGCGGCCAGCTCAAAGCTTCCAATTGGGAAGAAGTCGCCGTCACTGTCTCCGCCCGTTGCGGTTACGACCACTCCGAACCCTCCTCCAAGTCCGCCCTTCAGTGCCGCCACAAAATCGAGAAGCTCCGCCAGCGCTACCGCTCCGAATCGCAACAGCGCCGCCACTCCTCTTGGCCTTACTTCCCTCTCATGGACTCTCTCCACCGCGGCCCTCTCCCTATTTCCGCTCGCCCTCCcgataacaacaacaacaacagcaacagcaacaacatTATTAACGAtgaggatgaagatgaagacGATAATGATAATGAGAGCGATGAGGAAAACATTTACAGCATTAGGTCGCGGAGTATCAATTATTTGCTCCGCAAACCTACTGTTGTGAATAGGTTTGCCGGCATCGCGGACGCCGGCAAACCTATTCGAAAAAGGCACAGGGATTTTGCCGATGAAGTCGTCGTTGAGGAGGAGAATGGTGATGATGAGGacgaggaggaggagaaggggAGAGACGCAGTGGTGTCGGAATTGGCGGCGGAGATAAGGAAGTTTGCGGAGAGGTTTATTGGGATGGAGAATATGAAGATGGAGATGATGAAGGATACGGAGAGGTTTAGGATGGAGATGGAGAATAAGCGTATGGAGTTGATTCTTGATTCCCAGAAGAGGATTCTTGATTCCATACACAGGACTTTCGCTTCGCCTTAGATTCGCTACATCATCaacttcaatctttttttttttttttgaaggttcATTTTCTTCCTCAGCCACCGTTTTTAACAATTTGCAGTCTCAACTTTGTATAGATTAATCtgtaaacttcaaaattttggcTTTCTGCGACTTATGTGTTCTTTGTTTTTATGTCGTTGTTGAAGTAGTAATCATGTATTCTTCTAGTGATCTAACTTTAATGTTTCGTTGTTAgtgttttgttaaattttaagtCCCCAAGAGAGGATTCGAATATGTTTTCATTGGAAACACCAGGAAATGTTATTTTACTTAATAGTTATTGGTGTTTTGTTGTTGGTGTTAATATAAACCCATTTTAACATGGTGAACtgcaaatttttatttctgCTTAATTGATGAGTTTGTTCATATTCTTGCttcttgtttgattttctagaaaattttatggaaacagtccttttttttttttccttcttctattGAATATGCAGACAATTTTGAAAGTTAAATAACCAATCTGGATGTCATCATTTATCACTTTACTACTTTGGAAATTTGGGTTATTAGAGTTTTGTGCAAGCTTGACAAGAAGGGATCAGATTCCTCAATTTTGTTCCTCCCCACACCACAAGGTGCAAAAGGGCTCGTGTTGGTCCAACTAATTGCAAAATGGCTTATTTTCATCTTTGATGTTTAAGGATGTTTGCCTACTCTCATAGGCATGAACCAATTTCTTCATATTTCGACTTATAtgaagtttttttctttttctttactacAACTGATAAACCCTATATTTTCAAGTCCATGAAGGTTATCGTTGCTTTGCTTgctttgaattttctaatatagccaaaattatttatatgaCGCAAATTGTCTTGAACTCATTGCTAAGCTCAATTATGGAGAACATCTCCTCTTCTTTTGAGGGTTGGCTTcaggttttttgggtttcttctGTTTAAGGTTACTTTATGTAATCTGAAGTTAAGCCCTACGGCACTGATTGATTGTGCTAGCAGTTCTTACTGCAGTTTTGGACATCTATCTTAAGCGGAGAGCTCTGAGCCTTTGAGGGAAGCTAATTTTGTACTTGGATAGATCTCTTAGAGTTTTTGTCTTCCAAAAATCTCCTAGTAAGATGCATTTGAAACAACATTAATTAGTTAGctattgttcaatttattctattagttttattttttggataaataggTGAAGTTTTATTGATTGAAACTTTTACATCAATGAACAAGGGGTTCTTACTGGATTTCTTAAATCTTCAGAATCAGGGTGCTCCAGTTCTACTGGTAGCCATGTTTTCTGCAACAGAAACTACTCTCTAAGTTAGCTAACTAGCCAGACAAGACTCTATTCGGAATCAAGTTGCGGCCAACTCCTTTGCACTCCACTCCAGCTCTCACATCCTTACTTTAATACTTCTGAGAATCTGGTCTTTAGATTTAATAAGACTTGCATGAAGCCTGGCATCCCTCTGCAGCCATAGATGATAGAGGCTCTCAAACTCTCACCGTTTAGATGAACAGTTCCCCATCCATCAACTCCTCCCAATTATTCTGAGTTTCAGAGATTAGGCAAAACACCATGATCCCTTCCGGATTCTCTTGGTGAACGAGCATTCCAAAAGAGATGATTCCTGTTTTCGATGCGTCTTTATAAGACATACAGGCAGTTTGCCCAGTGTAGCCCCATTTTAGAAGCTTATCTTTGATTGCCTTCCATCCTCCAAGTTCATGTTCGAGAAGTGTAAGCTTGGAACAGATCAGTCTCCACCACAtcacttcatctttcttggTCCTCAATTCCTCCCAAGTGGCTGCATGGGTGACTTTACCTGATTTAGAAGCAGACCAAATGACTCTTGTCTTCATCCTTTAGTTCAACCAGGCCTAATTTGCTTTTGCTTTGAATCTTTACTCAGTTATCTGATAGCCAGTTCTTGTTACTATCCACCCTTGCATCAAACCTGTAGCCCCTTGGTAAAGAATCCCCTTAGGATGCTAGGAAATTTCTGGTTTCTTCTCTTAACTTCAGTGTTGGTGTGCAAAAGCACTTTCCTTTCAACGGACATTCTTGGACCCATGCTACCCAAAGAGAGCCTGTATAGCTAAACAAGCTCCAGATATGCTTCATGGCACCTGCTTTGTCTTAATCCACAACTTTTTTCAACCCTACTGTGCCCTCTCTTCCCACAGAAAATTAAGATATTGTTCAGTTGTTTTAACTACTTTCTTAGGGAGTACGAATATGTTGTACCAAATCATTTTTGAATACTATATACGACAGATTGGAGGAGCTGCAGTCTACCTGCAAATGATAGTTTCGTGTTGGACTGAGAATTTATTCTTGCTGTGATCTTATCTGTCAAGGGCTTGCAGTCTTTCATACTCGGCTTACCAGGAATCAGGGGCATCCCTAAATACCTTACTAGTAGGGAGCCTTCCTTGATCTGTGGAATAGCTCCTTTACTAGTCGTCCATTCTTTTGAATCATAAGCTTTCTTGAAGTCTACCTTACTTGCACATCTTGCTTTGCCTTTGTTTCTTTGGTAATGCTTTACTATCCCATGAGTAGGCAGTCTCTCTGATTTGTTCCTGCCCGTCACAAATGCAGTCTGATTTGAACTAATCAAGTTCCCAAGGCAGCTTTTCAGTGATACATTAGATCGCATTACAACAAGCAATAGGCCTGAAGTTTGCTTCATTAGAGGGTTGCGACCTTAGGAACCCGGGTAATTATAGTAGAATTTACCTCCCCAAGGAGAGCTGATTTGAAGAAGGATGCTACTGCTTCTATCACATTGGATTTAACAATAGACCAAGCCTTTGTGAAGAAGAGTGCAGTAAATCCATCAAAAGTCCTGGGGTTTCGTCACTTCCCAAGGAGAATACGTACTTCCAAATCTCCTCTGTGGCATCCACCTGCAAAATTCCCTTCACATTTTTAGGAAGCAGATCAGACAACAATGTTGCCACCCGATCGGTCATATTAGTCTCATTTAGGGCAGAGGATGAACCACCCAATCACTTTTGGTAGAAATCAATCACCATTTGTTTTATTTCGGAGGGACCCTTTATTCATTTTCCATTGTTGTCTAGAAGGCATTTAATTGAGTTCTTTGATTGCCTCACTTTCATTAAGCAGTTAAAGTGTGAGTTATTATGATCCTCAAAGTTCAGCCATGTATTCCAAGACTTCTGCTTAAGTTATGACTCCTGCTCTTAAGATTGACGGATACTTGTTGAGGCACTGCTCCTCTTTACTGGTAAGTCTGATGTCACTTGTATTCTGCAGCAATTTGGCCTGGACTGCTTTAAATTTCTGTCTTGTTGGTTCTACTCTCTGAGGGATCCTACCATACAATTAGGCTTTGCTTTTTAGTGGCTTCAAGTTTCCTGCATAGAGCATACGTAGGGGAACCTCTAATCTCTGTCAACCCATGCTTCCTCCAGCGTCTAAAATCTTTGTGGTCACACCAAAATagtaaaagagtttgaatggcTTTGGCTGGCAATTCTTCTTATCCCAATTGAGATTATGGCAGGGGAGTGATCAGAGATTCCTGGTTGATGGAATCCTACAACACATTGGGTGAAAgctagaatttattttattagttgaaaTCCCAAACTAGTCTTTTAACTTCCACTCGAGATTTTGTTGTACGGTCACACGCCTGATGATTCTTTGAGAGTGTAGCAAGCAAGAAATTTATTGGAGAGTGAACAGTCAAAACCTTCATCAATCTCTCTTTGACTACAAAAGTTGTTGCAAGATATCCCCCTTGGCGATTATTTCAAAACCAGCCAGAGTTATGATCTGTTGGAGGTTTGAATTTTCGACAAACCAGAATTATAATCTGTTGGAGGTTTGAATTTTTGACAGCCCTTTAGGGTATTTTGAGTTTGGTTCTCCCTCCTCTAGGCAGAGCTTATGCATATTTCACTGCCTTCGGGGGTGTTTTGGTAACATCTACACTTCTTGTTGTTGatgataattcgatagttacaagAGATGCGAACCAAGTGAGCTACTTGAGAAATAGGGAACTGGCAATTGGAAAGAAGGAATAGGGTTTAGAAATATCTTATCTGATTTATTCAGCATAAATCTTATAATTTGATTTCCCTGCACTAAACATCTAAAGTCATGGGAGAATCTTTGCTTTGCTTCAGAAGGCCTACCTTTGTGAATGCTCGAGTCATAGGTATTGTGAGTCAAGTTAAGGATGGTGATAATCCTGCTTCTCTGATCTTGGCAGAAACTTTTTTAGGACTGGATTCTGTATTTATTGGGGGAGAGTCACAACACTTTCTTGGAAGTCCCTTGACTTTGCAGATATGGTTGATGGAAAGACTGAACATGATTGCTACACCTACTACTGCTAATTATGGTCCTAGCAATTTTCTCAGTAGGGCTATCCTCAAAATCGAGTGTCAAACTGAAAGCAATTGGGTGAAATTTCTAAACAAGAAGTCTAGTGTCTCCATTCGATGGAATTGCTATTGGTGGAAGTGCCCACCTCCTTTGTTGCGATCCCCGAGATCTGATCATATCTTCATAGTTGGATTAAGAAGGGCAATTTTTTATAAGACTGATAGACTCTTGAGACAATTCCATTATGAGTAGGGAATGCCCggtagaagagaaagaaaaccttTTACTGCTGTGGACACAAATCCTACTTCTGTGAGGAACATGCTGTTGGGCTTGGACATGGCTAACCTAGTGGATCAATCTTTTGTTAAGGTTCACTTTCATAGGATGACCATGGAATATTCTAACTGGCTGGTAAACAAAATTACGGGTAAAGAGGCTAACATGGCTTCTATGAGAAAACAATTTCTTAAAGATAAccaagagaaaaagaaggctAACAATTATGAGTTCAAGAGGAGGGACAAAGATGACAAAGTACCTACCACAGATGGAACCAACGAACAACCAAAGGAGAaaagactgaaaaaaaaaatgattcactTATTTTCGGGTTCAGGGCTTTGTTTAGGGTTTggttttttatggtttagtttggggtttggtttttaaattttgtgtaatGGCATGGTTTAATGGAATGGTTAGATTTTggaaacattatttttttttttaaacttaatgGATTAATGATGGGTTTGGGGAAGTTGTGACTGGACCAATATATGATTGCCTACTTACCTCCTTAGTAGAAGGATCAAGTCATCACATAGTTCATTCCATTTCTGAAATATATTGAACTCAGGTTAGTACCTAAGTTCTCCATTTGCAGTTTTTCCAATTGAAATCAAGGGAAATGATGTTTCATTGAAGTTGAAGCTATTAACGGAGAGGCCCTTCTTAGATAATTCTAAGAATTATTATGGTACTAACAAAGAATACTCTTTTGAAATGCTATCTTTTGCATGGAATAACTTCAATTAAAAGCTAGCAGTGTACACTTGTCCATTGCCAAGCAAACTTGAGCAACAAATTTCCTGTCAATGATGCTGGTGGCAACAGCTAATATCCAAGGTGCATACTTGGAGAAGGTTAATGTCTGAGGCCCTAATTTTCTAGTCAAACTTGAATTCAGGATGCAATTTCTCATGGCTGGTTGAAACCAATGGACATAGAAGTAATATCAATCTATCAGCCAGGATGTTTGCCAAGGAGCATCCAAATGACCTGCAAGCTAACACAGATTTTGTTGAGAGCTAGAATGTGATTGTTTACCAAAGAAGTTGGGAGAGAGGAGTTGAAAGTTTTGCTAAACTTTTTGGCAATTATGACTACCACAGAAACATCTTTCCTTCAAATGGTATAGAACCTAATAAATGTAAGGAATTGTGCTTAAATTTTGCTCTCTATTGGGGAAGCTTTGTTGTattaaagaaaagtttattaGACATTATTAGAactttaaaacaaataattagtTTAAAGTTGACTAGGTTTGTTTGCAAAgttattctcaaaaaagaaaaagaaaaaaaggtttgtTTGCAAAGTGGATGTGGGTTCaaggttttattaaaaatttcccaataatttctattttatattattctaattattttatatatttatatatggaaaaattttggcaacaaaattagttgtaacttaaAGCTATAACtccactcaatatctttttattggatgtgaattttgataaaatcactgttaaattacattttcttctaatatccttcatgctttcaaattttcgtgaagatcaaagatcaatagttatgttattaatcatatATTTAACTTTCAAGTTTTGTGGTCCAAAAtgttgcataaaaaataagtttatagattgcATAGTAAATAAAATCCGATTGACACGAAATTCAACATATGTGttaaagaacatataaaaaaacatgcaatttaatgatttgatttcaaaaatatttagtcatgttaattttattagtggaagttgtagccaaactttttcatatatatatatatatatatatatatataatttctttatattattattattttgataaaaaaaaaggatttatttattaactAAAGAGCATTGTTACAAGAATTGTCCATTGGGCACTTGCGAGGAGTGCTTAGTTGCAAAATATCACACACATTGACACATAtgttatataaacaaaatttggaCATTCATTATATTCTCTGACATTGCATTGGTGCTCTTGTCTCCTTTTTGCTAGTTCATCATGGAAGGACAGTCCATTCTTAAAcatgtttaaaattaaaaaccatggTTTTAAGGTTTCTTGACTGATATTATTGCAGCTTATTAGGTACAATGTATGAAAGACTAGTACTACCTACTCTCACTTCGGGGTGTCCGAAAAACCAAATGGACtgattgaaattttgaattttggtttttaaaatttcaaatttttttgtttttggtttggtGGAGATGTTGGATTTTTTTACACTAAAACCGACTGAAccaaacttatatatataattatgtaaCTTGAAGACATAACTTATCAGTAGCTTAGTGGTGAGATAAGTGTGTTTTGGCCAACTAATTTGAAGTTCAAGTAAACTGCCCTCAAAACCGACTGattctctatctctatctctctctctttctcaattctcaaactCTATCGTTTTGTTCTGATTTCAGCTGCCAAATTGTTTGCTCGATCTTTAGGAAAATGGGTACGTTGCTTCGTGCTTCCCactcttcttttcattcttaTTGTTATTCTACTCTTACTACTGCTAGTGCTTAAAAAAACCCGAATCATAATttgaatcaaaatcaattctTGAAATCTGTTAGAGATCAGTGCAAATCTAGAAGCTTTAGGAATGTTGATCATGCCTTAGGCCTATTTGATACAATGCTTCACATGCACCCTTTGCCTTCCATTGATGATTTTAATCACATGTTGGGAGCCACTGCAAGATTGAAGCATTACCCAGTAGTCAGTTCTCTAATTAAATGAATCGAATCATTTGGTATCTTTCTTGATGTTTATACTCTTACTATTTTGATTAACTACTTTTGCCATTTGAACCGAgtagattttgggtttttttgtctTGGCAATAACTTTGAAACTTGGTTATCACCCAGACTCTATTACTCTAAACACCCTTGTCAGGGGGCTTTGTCTTCAAGGTAACATTGTTGGAGCTGTGAGGTTGGCAGAAGAAATGGAGAAGAATGGGTATAAGCCTGATGCATTTACTTGTGGAACAATACTGAATGGTCTGTGTAAGATTGGACAGACTAGTATGACTATTA contains the following coding sequences:
- the LOC115960430 gene encoding trihelix transcription factor ASIL1: MGSPSPSPSTTSKPLPWTHEETVHLIQAYQEKWYSLKRGQLKASNWEEVAVTVSARCGYDHSEPSSKSALQCRHKIEKLRQRYRSESQQRRHSSWPYFPLMDSLHRGPLPISARPPDNNNNNSNSNNIINDEDEDEDDNDNESDEENIYSIRSRSINYLLRKPTVVNRFAGIADAGKPIRKRHRDFADEVVVEEENGDDEDEEEEKGRDAVVSELAAEIRKFAERFIGMENMKMEMMKDTERFRMEMENKRMELILDSQKRILDSIHRTFASP